The following proteins are encoded in a genomic region of Desulfosporosinus youngiae DSM 17734:
- a CDS encoding FAD-dependent oxidoreductase yields MSILFSPAQIGTLQLRNHLVMTPMHLGYSPQGEVTDQLIEFYRARARGGVGLIVVGGCGIDRIGNAFGMTQLDEDRFIPGLRRLVDAVHAEGAKIVPQLYQAGRYAHSVLTGQPAVAPSPIPSKLTRETPVELTEEKIKEVIASFAGAAKRAQSAGFDGVEIIASAGYLISQFLSPLTNHRTDRYGGDLQERMTFGLEVVGAVREAVGPEFPIIVRVAGNDFVPGSNTNTESRAFCQALEKAGVNALNVTGGWHETQVPQLTMNVPPGAYAYLAHGIKTAVSIPVIACNRINTPELAEGILEEGLADFIGMARPLLADPELPNKAMSGQSGRIRPCIGCNQGCLDYVFRLKPVSCLVNAEAGREAELGPIRQAAETQQILVIGAGAAGMEFARVAALGGHEVTIWEESGQTGGQLALAAAPPGRQDFLYFADYLANACRELGVRIQYNTKAAPDKILAAVQNGQFNRVVLATGAQPITPPIKIEAGAEVLQAWDVLLGRKKTGRNVIIVGGGAVGVDTALLLAEAGTMDSQTLRFLMLQQAETDQELHRLLTQGTKTITVLEMAKEIGRDIGPSTRWSMLADLKRYKVNCLSKHTVLEIRSDGVLVESANDGVQKVIPSDTVVLAVGSCSRNELYQALQDKIENLSIIGDAVKPRKVLDAVHEAYAEGRK; encoded by the coding sequence ATGTCAATCCTTTTTTCGCCCGCTCAAATTGGTACACTTCAGCTTCGCAACCACCTGGTTATGACGCCTATGCACTTAGGGTACAGTCCTCAAGGGGAAGTAACTGATCAGCTGATCGAGTTTTATCGAGCGCGAGCCCGCGGGGGAGTGGGTTTAATCGTGGTTGGCGGGTGCGGAATCGACCGGATCGGCAATGCTTTCGGTATGACTCAGCTTGATGAGGATCGCTTCATTCCGGGACTTCGCCGTTTAGTTGATGCCGTACACGCTGAAGGTGCTAAAATTGTGCCCCAGCTTTATCAAGCGGGAAGGTATGCTCATTCTGTTTTAACAGGTCAGCCCGCGGTGGCGCCTTCTCCGATTCCTTCCAAATTGACCAGGGAAACTCCTGTGGAGCTTACCGAAGAAAAAATCAAGGAAGTCATCGCTTCCTTTGCCGGCGCCGCTAAAAGAGCCCAATCAGCAGGGTTTGACGGGGTTGAGATAATTGCCAGCGCAGGTTATCTGATTTCGCAATTTCTTTCCCCGCTTACCAATCACCGGACAGACCGCTATGGCGGTGACCTTCAGGAGCGCATGACCTTTGGACTTGAAGTAGTGGGGGCTGTGCGTGAAGCAGTCGGACCGGAGTTTCCGATCATTGTTCGCGTAGCCGGCAATGACTTTGTTCCGGGCAGCAATACAAACACAGAATCCCGGGCTTTCTGTCAGGCCTTAGAAAAAGCCGGCGTTAACGCTCTCAATGTAACCGGCGGGTGGCATGAAACCCAGGTTCCTCAGCTTACTATGAATGTACCCCCGGGAGCTTACGCCTACCTGGCTCATGGAATCAAAACCGCCGTTTCTATTCCTGTCATAGCCTGTAATCGGATTAACACTCCTGAATTGGCAGAGGGTATCTTAGAAGAGGGATTAGCCGACTTTATCGGCATGGCCCGCCCTTTGCTGGCGGACCCTGAACTGCCCAATAAAGCCATGAGCGGTCAATCAGGACGGATTCGCCCTTGCATCGGATGTAATCAAGGCTGCTTAGACTATGTCTTCCGCCTCAAACCAGTCAGCTGTTTGGTCAATGCGGAAGCAGGCCGGGAGGCGGAACTGGGCCCAATCAGGCAAGCTGCGGAAACTCAACAGATCCTGGTGATTGGGGCCGGTGCCGCGGGGATGGAATTTGCGCGGGTCGCGGCCCTGGGCGGACATGAGGTTACCATTTGGGAAGAGAGCGGACAGACGGGAGGACAATTAGCCTTGGCGGCAGCCCCTCCGGGACGGCAGGATTTCTTATACTTTGCTGACTACTTAGCCAATGCCTGCCGGGAACTGGGAGTAAGGATTCAGTATAATACCAAGGCAGCTCCGGACAAGATTCTGGCCGCTGTGCAGAATGGACAGTTTAATAGAGTTGTTCTGGCCACCGGAGCCCAGCCTATCACTCCGCCGATCAAAATTGAAGCAGGTGCAGAGGTTCTTCAGGCGTGGGATGTATTATTAGGCCGTAAGAAAACGGGGCGAAACGTGATTATCGTCGGCGGCGGAGCTGTGGGTGTGGATACTGCTCTGCTCTTGGCGGAAGCAGGTACGATGGACAGTCAAACCCTGCGATTCCTCATGCTGCAGCAAGCGGAAACAGATCAGGAACTTCATCGCTTGTTGACTCAGGGAACAAAAACGATTACTGTTTTAGAAATGGCTAAAGAAATCGGACGGGATATCGGTCCCAGTACCCGCTGGTCCATGTTAGCCGATTTGAAGCGCTATAAGGTGAATTGTCTGAGCAAACACACTGTGCTTGAAATCCGCTCGGACGGTGTTCTGGTGGAGAGCGCCAATGACGGTGTTCAGAAAGTTATTCCAAGCGATACGGTGGTTTTAGCAGTAGGTTCCTGTTCGCGGAATGAACTCTATCAAGCTTTGCAGGATAAGATAGAGAATTTAAGTATTATCGGAGATGCGGTTAAACCACGCAAAGTCCTTGATGCAGTGCATGAGGCTTATGCTGAGGGGAGGAAATAA
- a CDS encoding 4Fe-4S dicluster domain-containing protein: MGHGINAKDEIYHALAERLSKTPEGAPINEHLMAILHRLYTEGEALVGSKFSSIPMPLKKISSLTGVEETELKAILDGMSDKGLVLDIPRKDTVYYMLAPMLVGFFEYTFMRTGDHVHLKELAELFETYFHSPGVMQEIAGLDTKVMRTLIYENVLPLAVETEVLDYEKATEVIRQSGGGAITMCACRHEASHLGTACDAPLEVCISLGGAAQWIIRKGWGKAATVEDLLNVLKRTQELGLVHLCDNVMNKPTYICNCCGCCCKVLRGINEQQVFATHPSNFIPSVELESCISCGICAESCQIHAIAMTAQEDGSEVPVINNEVCIGCGVCSAACPSGALTMSGRSVRLVPPENVKEKFQRMALEKGR; the protein is encoded by the coding sequence TTGGGCCACGGTATTAATGCTAAAGATGAGATATACCATGCGCTGGCTGAACGTCTAAGCAAGACTCCGGAAGGTGCGCCAATTAATGAACACCTCATGGCAATACTTCATCGTCTTTATACGGAAGGCGAAGCTTTAGTGGGCAGCAAATTTTCTTCAATACCTATGCCTTTGAAAAAGATCTCGTCTCTCACAGGTGTAGAAGAAACGGAATTAAAAGCAATCCTTGACGGAATGTCTGATAAGGGTTTGGTCCTGGATATTCCGCGCAAGGATACAGTCTATTATATGCTAGCTCCCATGTTGGTTGGATTTTTTGAATATACTTTTATGCGGACAGGGGATCATGTTCATCTTAAAGAGTTAGCTGAGTTATTTGAAACTTATTTTCATAGCCCGGGTGTGATGCAGGAAATTGCCGGCCTGGATACCAAAGTTATGCGAACCCTGATTTATGAAAATGTTTTGCCTTTAGCAGTTGAAACTGAGGTTTTGGACTATGAGAAGGCGACGGAAGTTATCCGGCAATCCGGAGGCGGAGCCATAACCATGTGCGCGTGCCGCCACGAGGCCTCTCATCTGGGCACAGCCTGTGATGCTCCGCTGGAGGTTTGTATTTCCCTGGGCGGCGCGGCCCAATGGATCATACGTAAGGGCTGGGGCAAAGCGGCAACTGTTGAGGACCTGCTCAATGTGCTTAAACGAACCCAGGAACTTGGCTTAGTGCATCTGTGTGATAATGTAATGAATAAACCAACCTATATTTGTAACTGCTGCGGCTGCTGCTGCAAGGTTCTGCGGGGTATCAATGAACAACAGGTTTTTGCTACCCATCCCAGTAATTTTATTCCCTCCGTGGAATTGGAAAGCTGCATTAGCTGCGGGATTTGCGCGGAAAGCTGCCAAATCCATGCGATTGCTATGACAGCTCAAGAGGATGGCAGTGAAGTACCGGTCATAAACAATGAGGTCTGTATCGGCTGCGGAGTATGTTCCGCTGCCTGCCCCAGCGGAGCGCTGACCATGTCCGGCCGTTCAGTCCGGCTGGTGCCTCCGGAGAATGTCAAAGAGAAGTTTCAACGCATGGCGCTGGAAAAGGGCCGCTGA
- a CDS encoding histidine kinase N-terminal 7TM domain-containing protein, which produces MNYQYHPYIMPVIASACVSLSLGIFTLLKRRDVKGAKSFMISMFVVTIWSGGNALEIAGSDLPTKLFWANVQYFAYCYSPVTLLALCMEFTGFDRWVDNKKVLRFAVLPAIILLLVWTDPLHSLIRYNLHMDYSGTFPVIAKRYGPMFYIHALYSHFLNFFAWVLLFREVFFRNTVYRKQAAALLLGISFIVLPNILYISGYSPVKRFDLTPVFFAPAGLIIAWAIFRYKMFDAVPLAWATVIRTMEAGVMVLDLRNRVLDVNPFFANMAEINPALVLTKQVDEVCTGIPELIQFCTSPNMTPSEFSRIVNGQTKVYEVWISPLMDQKGKLIGRLVVINDITQKKLVQQEYQKQQWKLAVTEERERLARDLHDNLAQVLGFLNFQTEGIRQELLNAGVTIARPQIDKLVEVTQAAHADIREYIRRARNSGFMDKNFAEALAGDIRSFEEQSGIKVQLDIPPGFTGRELKPLVRINLLNIIKEALNNIRKHAGAGVVSLSLVRAEGQLSAAIEDDGRGFDSKPDEDTNHGFGLNIMRERAWEIGAQIEIVSAEGKGSRITLLVPLEEVRREDAGESDAGR; this is translated from the coding sequence GTGAATTATCAGTATCATCCTTATATCATGCCGGTCATTGCCTCAGCCTGTGTTTCATTATCCCTGGGGATATTTACCTTGTTAAAGCGCAGGGATGTCAAAGGCGCTAAAAGTTTTATGATTAGTATGTTTGTAGTAACTATTTGGTCCGGGGGCAATGCCTTGGAAATCGCAGGTTCAGATTTACCAACCAAACTTTTTTGGGCAAATGTCCAGTATTTTGCCTATTGCTATTCCCCGGTAACCTTACTGGCCTTGTGTATGGAGTTTACAGGCTTTGACCGCTGGGTTGACAATAAAAAAGTGCTTCGGTTTGCCGTCCTGCCCGCAATTATCCTTCTGCTGGTCTGGACAGATCCCCTGCACAGTTTAATTCGCTATAACCTACACATGGATTATAGCGGCACTTTTCCGGTAATTGCCAAAAGATATGGCCCAATGTTTTATATTCATGCCCTGTATTCCCATTTTTTAAATTTTTTTGCCTGGGTATTGTTATTCAGGGAGGTCTTTTTTAGAAATACCGTCTACCGGAAGCAGGCCGCGGCTCTTCTCTTGGGAATAAGCTTCATTGTTTTGCCGAATATCCTATATATTTCAGGCTATAGTCCGGTAAAAAGATTCGACCTGACCCCCGTCTTCTTTGCTCCCGCCGGTTTAATTATTGCCTGGGCTATTTTTCGCTATAAAATGTTTGATGCTGTCCCGCTGGCCTGGGCCACCGTAATCAGAACCATGGAGGCTGGGGTTATGGTTTTAGATCTGCGCAACAGGGTTCTGGATGTTAACCCTTTCTTTGCCAATATGGCCGAAATAAATCCTGCGCTGGTTCTAACCAAACAGGTGGACGAAGTGTGCACAGGAATTCCGGAGCTTATCCAGTTTTGTACAAGTCCAAATATGACTCCCAGTGAGTTTTCCAGAATTGTTAACGGGCAAACCAAAGTTTATGAGGTCTGGATTTCTCCGCTTATGGACCAGAAAGGAAAACTCATTGGGCGGTTGGTAGTTATCAATGATATAACCCAAAAGAAACTGGTTCAACAGGAATATCAGAAACAACAGTGGAAGCTTGCTGTTACAGAAGAAAGGGAACGTCTGGCCAGGGATCTTCATGATAATTTGGCACAAGTGCTCGGCTTTCTTAATTTTCAGACGGAGGGGATCCGGCAGGAACTCCTGAACGCTGGAGTAACCATTGCCAGGCCTCAGATTGATAAACTGGTGGAAGTTACGCAAGCCGCTCACGCTGATATCCGCGAGTATATCCGCCGGGCCAGAAACTCAGGGTTTATGGATAAAAACTTTGCGGAGGCTCTTGCCGGAGATATAAGGAGTTTTGAGGAACAGAGCGGTATCAAGGTTCAACTGGATATTCCTCCCGGCTTTACCGGGCGAGAGCTTAAACCCCTGGTTCGAATCAATCTGCTGAACATTATCAAAGAAGCCTTGAATAACATCAGGAAACATGCCGGAGCCGGTGTGGTCAGTCTATCCCTGGTCAGAGCGGAGGGACAGTTATCTGCTGCTATAGAGGATGATGGCAGAGGGTTTGACTCAAAACCGGACGAAGACACCAACCATGGGTTTGGTTTAAATATTATGCGGGAACGGGCTTGGGAAATAGGTGCTCAAATTGAGATTGTTTCGGCAGAAGGGAAAGGGAGCCGGATTACCTTGCTGGTCCCGTTGGAAGAGGTGAGAAGGGAAGATGCCGGGGAAAGTGATGCTGGTAGATGA
- a CDS encoding response regulator — MPGKVMLVDDHDLFMEGLKYLLGTYGIEVVCLVKDGSKALTQARLLKPDIILMDIKMPDCCGLDVLKQIKADMPEIKIVMLTTSDEDDDLFDAIKYGASGYLLKNTSARELVDMLSGLEKGEVPLSPCLAARLLKEFRRKGAPADVFSQQAREEVRRRHLTERQLEVLEMVAGGMTYKEAGAALGLSERTIKYHMERIIDQFHLEKRAQVIAYAAQMGLIKGK; from the coding sequence ATGCCGGGGAAAGTGATGCTGGTAGATGATCATGACTTATTCATGGAAGGGCTGAAATACCTGCTCGGAACCTATGGAATTGAGGTTGTCTGCTTAGTCAAAGACGGCAGTAAGGCCTTGACTCAGGCCAGGCTTCTGAAGCCGGACATTATTTTAATGGATATTAAAATGCCGGATTGCTGCGGGTTGGATGTCTTAAAACAGATTAAGGCCGATATGCCGGAAATTAAGATCGTCATGCTGACCACTTCCGATGAGGATGATGACCTTTTTGACGCTATTAAATACGGGGCTTCGGGTTATCTTTTGAAAAATACCAGTGCCAGAGAGCTGGTAGATATGCTGTCCGGTTTGGAAAAGGGAGAGGTTCCTTTGTCTCCGTGCCTTGCTGCCAGGCTTTTAAAAGAATTCAGACGCAAAGGTGCGCCTGCAGACGTTTTCTCTCAGCAGGCCCGGGAAGAGGTTAGACGAAGGCATCTCACGGAACGGCAGCTGGAGGTGCTGGAGATGGTTGCCGGGGGCATGACCTATAAGGAAGCGGGAGCGGCTTTAGGACTTTCAGAACGCACTATTAAGTATCATATGGAAAGAATTATTGACCAGTTCCATTTGGAAAAACGGGCTCAGGTTATTGCCTATGCAGCCCAGATGGGGCTTATCAAAGGCAAGTAA
- a CDS encoding RNA polymerase sigma factor: MFTQTQTEERSLVSPADDDRAFIELYNAFFSRVYNYVHYRVNDFHDTDDLTNQIFLKLFTKRKCYQPEKAPFSVWIFRIARNTVTDYYRRRGRNTYVSLEETEELEDSGFSPEDAVESKDMRRHLHRALASLSQREREIIALKFWSGCTNRDIAKLTGISESNIGVILFRAMRRLRQILESRGVNIDN; encoded by the coding sequence ATGTTCACGCAGACCCAAACCGAGGAAAGGTCATTGGTTTCTCCGGCCGATGATGATCGTGCTTTTATTGAGTTGTATAATGCTTTTTTTTCTCGGGTTTACAATTATGTGCATTATCGAGTGAACGATTTCCATGATACTGACGATTTAACCAACCAGATTTTTCTCAAACTCTTTACCAAACGAAAATGTTACCAGCCGGAAAAGGCGCCGTTTTCAGTATGGATATTCAGAATCGCCCGCAATACCGTAACAGATTATTATCGCCGCCGGGGGCGAAATACTTATGTTTCTTTGGAAGAAACGGAAGAGCTTGAAGATTCCGGATTTAGCCCTGAAGATGCTGTCGAGTCTAAGGACATGCGGCGGCATTTGCATAGGGCTTTGGCTTCTTTAAGTCAGCGGGAGCGGGAGATCATCGCCTTGAAATTCTGGAGTGGTTGTACCAACAGGGATATCGCTAAACTAACTGGGATCAGCGAAAGCAATATTGGTGTTATCTTATTTCGGGCCATGCGGCGGCTGCGTCAAATCTTGGAAAGCCGGGGGGTTAACATTGATAACTGA
- a CDS encoding Nif11-like leader peptide family natural product precursor, whose amino-acid sequence MSIESAKAFVAKLKTDEGFANQVKAFPNAEERLAFVKESGFDFTPEEIKQVDEELSDNELDAVAGGDHWCENAFCWTFGY is encoded by the coding sequence ATGAGTATTGAATCAGCAAAAGCTTTCGTAGCAAAGCTCAAGACGGATGAGGGGTTTGCCAATCAGGTTAAGGCCTTCCCGAATGCCGAGGAACGCTTAGCGTTCGTGAAAGAATCAGGTTTCGATTTTACGCCGGAAGAAATTAAACAAGTGGATGAAGAACTTAGCGATAATGAGCTGGACGCGGTTGCCGGCGGCGATCATTGGTGTGAAAATGCTTTTTGCTGGACATTTGGTTATTAA
- a CDS encoding Nif11-like leader peptide family natural product precursor, with amino-acid sequence MSTESARKFIERLKTDEGFNSKIRECRTAEERMVIAKEAGFSFTPEEIKEIREEQLSDSELDAVAGAGCRENLFCDSLYY; translated from the coding sequence GTGAGTACGGAATCAGCAAGGAAATTTATCGAGAGGTTAAAAACAGACGAAGGATTCAACAGCAAGATAAGAGAATGCCGCACTGCTGAGGAGCGCATGGTCATAGCGAAGGAAGCCGGGTTTAGCTTTACGCCTGAAGAGATCAAAGAAATCCGGGAAGAGCAGCTCAGTGACAGTGAACTGGATGCCGTTGCAGGTGCCGGGTGCAGGGAGAATTTATTCTGTGACAGCCTATATTATTAA
- the nlpM gene encoding nif11-like peptide radical SAM maturase, producing MSSKDIMPFHLFYHQGSPYVINIEGMCAKAIDAPTAKILESLSAQPEVLLSAGAEKKLQEIGIISEGWEKKLRPLRTEPYPIINMCLFLTQSCNLNCVYCYGNGGGYGTGGSLEEKTAYQAVDWLIEQSRDMKKIHLGFFGGEPFLKFPLMKEIVAYTNKRVRETGKEVRFHCTTNATLLDDEQIAFIRNHSISVMISIDGPREIHNLQRPFVGGQGSYDVVVPKIKNLLTFLPDTPGHAVIVGNTDPQVVKDAMKEIGFQKISVITSSQSLFCGEADKQKAERDISNLLDLLEQEAETWISLTRSRDVGALLELKNKSFLYFGLSALFHNKKLHYACSAGLGMVAVSVTGDVYLCQRFVGMADYKIGSVFESKLNREQYQESPARSNPLCTACLARYYCAGGCKHDNVGSRGSLTTPSEEICRLRRRELELAAAIIGCLDPEDLAFLLGGDILPPKPCPLDF from the coding sequence TTGAGCAGCAAAGATATAATGCCCTTTCACCTGTTTTATCATCAGGGCAGCCCCTATGTCATTAATATTGAAGGGATGTGCGCTAAGGCCATTGATGCTCCCACAGCCAAAATCCTTGAAAGCCTGTCCGCTCAGCCTGAAGTATTATTATCGGCCGGAGCAGAAAAAAAGCTGCAAGAAATTGGTATCATTTCAGAAGGCTGGGAGAAAAAACTACGACCGCTGAGAACAGAACCCTATCCCATTATCAACATGTGCCTTTTTCTGACCCAGTCCTGTAACCTAAACTGTGTTTACTGTTATGGAAATGGGGGGGGATACGGAACAGGCGGCAGTCTGGAAGAAAAGACTGCCTATCAGGCTGTGGACTGGTTAATTGAACAATCGAGGGATATGAAAAAGATTCATCTGGGCTTTTTTGGGGGAGAGCCTTTTTTAAAGTTTCCGCTGATGAAAGAAATTGTAGCGTACACCAATAAACGCGTTCGAGAGACTGGTAAAGAAGTGAGATTCCACTGCACGACCAATGCTACCCTTTTGGATGATGAACAAATCGCTTTTATCCGCAACCATAGTATTTCCGTCATGATCAGCATTGACGGTCCCCGGGAGATTCATAACCTCCAACGCCCCTTTGTGGGCGGTCAAGGATCTTATGATGTTGTCGTACCCAAAATAAAGAACCTGCTGACCTTCTTGCCCGATACCCCCGGTCATGCCGTAATTGTCGGCAATACCGATCCCCAAGTGGTTAAGGACGCAATGAAAGAAATCGGTTTTCAAAAAATATCGGTTATCACGTCTTCCCAAAGCCTCTTTTGCGGAGAAGCCGATAAGCAAAAAGCGGAGCGTGACATCTCCAACCTCCTCGATCTTTTGGAGCAGGAGGCCGAAACCTGGATCAGCCTTACCCGGAGCAGAGATGTAGGGGCTTTGCTGGAACTCAAAAATAAAAGTTTCTTATATTTTGGTCTAAGCGCTTTGTTCCATAACAAAAAATTGCATTATGCCTGCAGTGCGGGGCTGGGGATGGTCGCGGTCTCGGTTACAGGTGATGTCTATTTATGCCAGCGTTTTGTGGGTATGGCGGATTATAAAATCGGGTCCGTTTTTGAGTCTAAGCTGAACAGGGAGCAATATCAGGAAAGTCCTGCCAGAAGCAACCCGCTCTGCACCGCCTGCCTGGCCCGCTATTATTGTGCCGGCGGCTGCAAACACGATAATGTGGGCTCCCGCGGCTCCTTGACCACACCATCGGAGGAGATCTGCCGCTTGAGACGCCGGGAACTTGAACTGGCCGCCGCGATCATTGGTTGTTTGGACCCTGAGGATCTGGCTTTCCTGCTGGGAGGGGATATACTCCCCCCGAAACCCTGCCCCCTTGATTTTTGA
- a CDS encoding ABC transporter substrate-binding protein: MFDKMCRIFQILFLCLGLIFLSAGCTRPEEPREIVIGAVWPFAANNDLFNEGIDLAVKEINSDGGVNGKELKLLKEDDNSEVVKGISIAESLAGNKSVRAVIGHRNSFVSLPASAVYEQAGLTMLSPTSTDPELTRNNYRYIFRGLPSDDEIAGKLAEFLGGQGLKQMVVYYSPDAYGTGLANSFEDQAKRKGITIVDRFNDYSGIEELKRLRSRWQAFSYDGVFIAASMPEGAQFIHDAGKAGIKGTFAAGDALDSPKLAVIGGKAADGTVVGSVFDSVSDRQEVQRFVAAFQKTYQEKPTSDAALGYDAVRMLAAAMQKSGKEDRASIAEGLRNLGKWPGVCGVHELSAEGDDLGDLAVLKQLQDGKFVFLEK, from the coding sequence ATGTTCGATAAAATGTGTCGGATTTTTCAAATCCTTTTTCTTTGTCTTGGTTTAATCTTTTTGTCCGCAGGATGCACCCGGCCGGAAGAACCACGGGAAATCGTCATTGGGGCGGTTTGGCCCTTTGCGGCTAATAATGACCTTTTTAATGAAGGAATCGATCTGGCCGTTAAAGAGATTAACTCTGACGGAGGGGTTAACGGCAAGGAATTAAAACTGCTCAAAGAGGACGACAATTCCGAGGTTGTCAAAGGGATCTCCATCGCCGAATCGTTGGCTGGCAATAAGTCCGTCCGGGCAGTCATCGGGCACCGCAATTCTTTTGTTTCTCTTCCTGCTTCCGCAGTATACGAACAAGCCGGACTTACCATGCTGTCCCCCACTTCCACGGACCCGGAACTTACCCGTAACAATTATCGCTATATTTTCCGCGGCCTTCCCAGTGATGACGAAATCGCGGGGAAACTGGCAGAATTCTTGGGAGGACAGGGCTTAAAACAGATGGTGGTTTATTATTCCCCGGATGCTTACGGGACCGGCTTAGCCAATTCTTTTGAAGACCAGGCTAAGCGGAAGGGCATCACGATAGTCGATCGTTTTAACGATTACTCGGGTATAGAAGAACTCAAACGGCTGCGCAGCCGGTGGCAGGCGTTTAGTTACGACGGTGTTTTCATTGCGGCCTCGATGCCTGAAGGAGCCCAATTTATTCATGATGCCGGAAAAGCCGGGATCAAGGGGACTTTTGCTGCCGGGGATGCCCTCGACTCTCCTAAACTGGCCGTCATAGGAGGAAAAGCGGCGGATGGGACGGTGGTTGGCTCGGTGTTTGATTCAGTTAGTGATCGACAGGAGGTACAACGTTTTGTCGCGGCCTTCCAGAAAACGTACCAGGAAAAACCCACTTCCGATGCAGCCTTGGGTTATGATGCCGTAAGGATGCTGGCAGCTGCGATGCAAAAAAGCGGCAAAGAGGATCGGGCTTCGATAGCTGAAGGATTAAGGAATTTGGGTAAGTGGCCGGGTGTCTGCGGGGTCCATGAATTGAGTGCAGAGGGAGACGACCTGGGCGACTTGGCAGTCCTAAAACAGTTGCAGGATGGGAAATTTGTTTTCTTAGAAAAGTAA
- a CDS encoding NHLP bacteriocin system secretion protein, giving the protein MEQKIFREVSLKRLSSPEQLDQLIKVTSPRGWLALVALILLLAGVIVWSFAGSIPTKIAGQGILLNDAGVFSLTHDTSGLVLDVRFTAGDKVKKGDIIARIEQSELVKEINGLLDTLQSLEKDGDSASLKYQSLKNQVEQLRQELGYRSQIVSPIEGRVLAMNMHPGSIVQPGQTLATLEQYGASVRLQAVLYVAAELAGKIRPGMEVQISPTIVNKEEYGYMPGRVISVAEYPATVQSMMQTLGNENLVSLLTGRGAPLEVLVDLVPDNSTVSGYKWSSPAGPPLAMAGGTLVQGDVVIAREKPVAKVIPFFGAQTAENGQK; this is encoded by the coding sequence ATGGAGCAAAAAATATTCCGGGAAGTATCCTTAAAGAGGCTTTCTTCGCCGGAACAACTGGATCAACTGATCAAAGTTACTTCACCCAGGGGATGGCTGGCCCTGGTCGCTCTAATCCTTCTTTTGGCTGGGGTGATCGTCTGGAGTTTTGCCGGCAGCATTCCCACGAAAATAGCAGGACAGGGGATCCTCTTAAATGACGCAGGCGTTTTTTCTTTAACTCATGACACTTCCGGTCTGGTCCTCGACGTGCGTTTCACTGCCGGAGATAAAGTGAAAAAAGGAGATATTATCGCTAGAATCGAACAATCGGAATTGGTAAAAGAAATTAATGGTCTGCTTGATACCCTCCAAAGTTTGGAAAAGGATGGGGACTCAGCCTCTCTTAAATATCAGAGCTTGAAAAACCAGGTAGAGCAGCTGCGGCAAGAATTGGGCTACCGCTCGCAAATCGTATCACCAATTGAGGGGCGGGTTTTAGCCATGAATATGCATCCCGGCAGTATCGTTCAGCCGGGGCAGACCCTGGCGACACTGGAGCAGTATGGCGCCTCGGTCCGGCTGCAAGCCGTGCTCTATGTTGCCGCGGAGCTTGCGGGAAAAATCCGGCCGGGGATGGAAGTACAAATCTCTCCGACAATTGTCAATAAAGAAGAATATGGCTATATGCCGGGCAGGGTCATTTCCGTTGCAGAATATCCGGCGACTGTCCAAAGCATGATGCAAACTCTGGGCAACGAAAACCTGGTCTCTTTATTGACGGGGCGGGGTGCCCCCTTAGAGGTCCTAGTCGACCTGGTACCCGACAACAGTACGGTCAGCGGATATAAGTGGTCTTCACCGGCCGGACCGCCCCTCGCCATGGCTGGCGGAACGCTGGTGCAAGGCGATGTCGTGATTGCCAGAGAAAAACCGGTTGCCAAGGTGATTCCCTTTTTCGGGGCACAGACCGCTGAAAACGGTCAGAAATAA